The segment GGCCACGAAAAAGAGCCTACGGGCACGCCGCATCGCCATACGAAGAGTCTCCTCCGGGCATGAGAGCACGAACGGCCCCGCGCCCGCAAAAGGAGAATGGCGAGGACGAAGCGCCGAGAGCTACCCCGCGAGCGCGGCCCGCACCCCATTTTCGAAGATGCGGAGGCCGAGGCCCGCGGACGGCAAGGTGCCCGCGTCGCGTTGCCGGATCCAGTCGGGGTGGTTCTCGGGGTAGAGGTACGCGTCGGGGTGCGGCATGAGGCCGAAGATCCTCCCCGTGGGATCGCAGAGCCCGGCGACGCCGCCCGGCGAGCCATTGGGGTTGTCCGGCCAAGCTTCCGTGGGCGCGCCGCTCGCGTCCGCGTACCGCACGGGCACGAGGCGCGAGGCGAGGACCTCGTCGCGGAGCGATTCGTCGAGGAAGAGCAGCTTGCCCTCGCCGTGGCGGCTCGGCATCTCGATCGTGGGGCCGACCCCGCGCGTCCACACGCAGGGGCTCCCGGGGTCGACGGCGAGCTTCACCCACGTGTCGAAATACCCGAGCCTGTCGTTGTGCACGAGCGCCGCCTGTTGCGCGGCGAGCGGCGCGCCCCGGGCGCGGCTCACCCCGGGCAGCAGGCCGAGACAAACGAGCGTCTGGAATCCATTGCAGACCCCGAGCGCGAGCCCGCCGTCGTCCACGAAGCGAGAGAGCGCATCGCCGAGCCGGAAGCGCAGGCGATTGGCGAACACGCGCCCGCTCTGGATGTGGTCGCCGAAGGAGAAACCGCCGATGAACGCGAGGATGTGATACCCGGCGAGCACGTCGGCGTTCCCCGCGCGCTCGAGGATCTCGCTCAGGT is part of the Polyangium spumosum genome and harbors:
- a CDS encoding phosphoribosylformylglycinamidine synthase subunit PurQ; this encodes MPSDVVKEARDVRVLVLTGYGLNCEAETAAGFSRAGATVDLVHLSEILERAGNADVLAGYHILAFIGGFSFGDHIQSGRVFANRLRFRLGDALSRFVDDGGLALGVCNGFQTLVCLGLLPGVSRARGAPLAAQQAALVHNDRLGYFDTWVKLAVDPGSPCVWTRGVGPTIEMPSRHGEGKLLFLDESLRDEVLASRLVPVRYADASGAPTEAWPDNPNGSPGGVAGLCDPTGRIFGLMPHPDAYLYPENHPDWIRQRDAGTLPSAGLGLRIFENGVRAALAG